One window from the genome of Amaranthus tricolor cultivar Red isolate AtriRed21 chromosome 9, ASM2621246v1, whole genome shotgun sequence encodes:
- the LOC130823193 gene encoding DNA-directed RNA polymerase subunit beta'-like, with protein MQGHPILLNRAPALHRLGIQAFQPILVEGRAICLHLLVCKGFNTDFDGDQMAVHVPLSLEAQAEARLLMFSHMNLLSQAIGDPISVPTQDMLIGLYILKSGTRRDSPLWLRWQLDQRIIASKETPIEVHYESLGVNSPSTSIGNTSLCSSKRFKPVGY; from the exons ATGCAGGGGCATCCCATATTGTTAAATAGAGCGCCTGCTCTGCATCGATTAGGTATACAGGCGTTCCAACCTATTTTAGTGGAAGGGCGCGCTATTTGTTTACATTTGTTAGTTTGTAAAGGATTCAATACAGACTTTGATGGGGATCAAATGGCTGTTCATGTACCTTTATCTTTGGAGGCTCAGGCGGAGGCGCGTTTACTTATGTTTTCGCATATGAATCTTTTGTCTCAAGCTATCGGGGATCCCATTTCCGTACCAACTCAAGATATGCTTATTGGACTCTATATATTAAAGAGTGGGACTCGTCGAG atagtccTTTGTGGCTCCGGTGGCAGTTAGATCAACGCATTATTGCTTCAAAAGAAACTCCTATTGAAGTTCACTATGAATCTTTGG GAGTTAATTCTCCAAGTACCTCTATTGGAAACACATCCTTATGTTCCTCTAAAAGGTTTAAGCCAGTTGGATATTGA